A genomic window from Coccinella septempunctata chromosome 9, icCocSept1.1, whole genome shotgun sequence includes:
- the LOC123320132 gene encoding uncharacterized protein LOC123320132: MGSPVAGAVAQLVLEYFEEKVLLNSSYRITIFKRYVDDCLIITTEDQIKEIMEVLNNLNNKLKFTLETELDNKINFLDMTIIRENNKIETKMLRKTINSDRILDYNTVYNIKQKKAIVTNYIDRAIKLTSPRYRPEILNQISSLLATNNYPQEMIKKTIKQRTHKFYNSLSYQNPKTEPIVYIPLPYIPTLSEKIENIIKPYPNIRIAHKPFIQVNQLFSRLKAIVPKGQKSHIVYEIPCNQCNGVYIGQTEQNLNNRIKGHKYSKTQTALYKHTIENNHTFNFENTRILDRETNKRTREFLEMIYIKRNPNSINDRTDINGLNKIYSTIIKKTAENDNERRRRVTTTPT; this comes from the coding sequence ATGGGTAGTCCGGTTGCTGGTGCAGTGGCTCAATTAGTGCtagaatattttgaagaaaaagttttgcTAAATTCATCATAtagaataacaattttcaagaggTACGTGGATGATTGTTTAATTATAACAACAGAAGATCAAATTAAAGAAATAATGGAAGTTTTGAACAATCTTAACAACAAACTGAAATTTACTCTAGAAACAGAACTGGACAATAAAATCAACTTTCTGGACATGACCatcattagagaaaataacaaaatagaAACTAAAATGCTCCGAAAAACCATTAACTCAGACCGGATACTTGATTATAACACAGTATATAACATCAAACAGAAAAAAGCAATAGTAACCAATTATatagatcgagcaatcaaattAACTTCACCACGTTATAGACCGGAGATACTAAATCAGATCTCCTCCCTACTTGCCACAAACAATTACCCCCAAGAAATGataaagaaaacaataaaacaacgCACTCATAAATTTTACAACTCACTAAGTTACCAAAATCCAAAAACCGAGCCAATAGTTTACATACCCCTACCATACATCCCAACACTGTctgagaaaatagaaaacataaTAAAGCCATACCCCAATATAAGGATTGCACACAAACCATTTATACAGGTTAATCAATTATTTTCGAGATTGAAGGCAATAGTCCCGAAAGGTCAAAAATCACATATCGTCTACGAGATACCATGCAACCAATGTAATGGAGTGTACATAGGACAAACGGAACAAAATCTGAACAACAGGATAAAAGGACACAAATATTCTAAAACTCAAACAGCCCTTTACAAACATACAATAGAAAACAACCACACTTTCAATTTTGAGAATACAAGGATATTAGATAgggaaacaaataaaagaaccaGGGAATTTTTGGAAATGATTTATATAAAACGAAACCCCAACTCTATCAACGACAGAACAGATATAAATGGTCTGAACAAAATATACTCAACGATTATAAAGAAGACAGCGGAAAACGACaacgaaagaagaagaagagtgaCAACGACACCAACTTGA